One segment of Paenibacillus rhizovicinus DNA contains the following:
- a CDS encoding GH116 family glycosyl hydrolase, translated as MNQQRTNKRYEGDQNSHIAFPLGGIGAGSFCLEGTGAMSHFAMHHKPDNRNEPIVFSALSVKGRDGIVGRVLEGPVPKRKIFGSRMKDSSPGSGLYGKHYGLPRFDESVFEAAFPFGRIELRDDKVPAAVTITGWSPFVPLQADDSSLPVAGLEYTFENLTDEQLELVYSYHAANFMAEYDSNDQRVRLADSLNGFVLDQPAIAGQPWKQGAFSAVTDHPEAKVDCAWFRGGWFDSVTMIWNTVEAGGWRQQPPVDDDGRPSPGASLYVPLTLKPHERQTVRIMLSWYVPESDQREGLPSPVPAAVGDTTAVSAQAAASAYHKPWYSGKFANISEVTAFWTNNYARLREESSAFTDTFFGTSMPEALVEAASANLSILKSPTVLRQTDGRFWGWEGSEDARGSCHGTCTHVWNYAQALSHLFPDLERSIRDTEFEEGQDVTGHQNFRVPLPIQPADHDFHAAADGQLGGMMKVYREWRISGDSEWLRAIWPKVKQSLHYCMETWDPERNGVLSEPHHNTYDIEFWGPNGMCSSIYIGALKAASRMAEACGEDAEPYEELYRRGRSYIENELFNGEFFEQKIVWEGLRAPSPIHAKAAWNVNYSVEARALLQEEGPKYQYGQGCLSDGVIGAWLAEMCGLGDILDRDKVRSHLLSVYRYNLIRDLSEHPNPQRPGFALGDEGGLVLCTWPNGGKLSLPFVYSNEVWTGIEYQVASHLMSLGCLEEGLDIVQTCRSRFDGKVRNPFNEYECGNWYARALASYGLLQGWSGIRYDACERTLYISPRTDGDYSSFLCTATGYGIAGIRNQEPFVEVKAGQIAIDRIQSG; from the coding sequence ATGAATCAGCAGCGCACGAATAAGCGCTATGAAGGCGATCAGAATTCGCATATCGCATTTCCGCTTGGGGGAATCGGGGCCGGGAGCTTTTGTCTGGAAGGCACCGGGGCCATGTCGCATTTTGCCATGCATCATAAGCCGGATAATAGGAACGAACCGATCGTGTTCTCCGCCCTCAGCGTGAAAGGACGGGACGGTATCGTTGGCCGCGTGCTCGAAGGACCCGTGCCGAAACGCAAAATATTCGGCAGCCGGATGAAAGATTCCAGCCCGGGCAGCGGACTGTACGGAAAACATTACGGACTGCCGCGGTTTGACGAAAGCGTTTTCGAAGCGGCGTTCCCGTTCGGCAGAATCGAACTGCGCGATGATAAGGTACCGGCGGCTGTCACGATTACGGGCTGGAGTCCGTTCGTGCCGCTGCAGGCGGACGATTCCAGCTTGCCGGTCGCGGGACTGGAGTATACGTTCGAGAATCTGACCGACGAGCAGCTAGAGCTCGTATATTCCTATCACGCGGCGAACTTCATGGCCGAATACGACTCGAATGATCAGCGTGTCCGGCTGGCCGATTCGTTGAACGGTTTCGTGCTGGATCAGCCGGCCATCGCAGGTCAGCCATGGAAGCAGGGAGCGTTCAGCGCGGTAACGGATCATCCGGAAGCGAAAGTCGATTGCGCTTGGTTTCGCGGAGGCTGGTTCGATTCGGTAACGATGATTTGGAATACGGTCGAAGCCGGGGGCTGGAGGCAGCAGCCTCCCGTAGACGACGACGGAAGGCCGAGCCCCGGCGCAAGTCTATACGTACCGCTGACGTTGAAGCCGCATGAACGGCAAACGGTGCGAATCATGCTTTCCTGGTACGTGCCGGAGTCCGACCAGAGAGAAGGCCTGCCGTCTCCCGTCCCCGCTGCTGTCGGCGACACGACTGCGGTGAGCGCGCAGGCTGCCGCTTCGGCGTATCATAAGCCCTGGTATTCGGGTAAATTCGCGAATATCTCCGAGGTCACTGCGTTTTGGACGAATAACTATGCGCGTTTGCGGGAGGAAAGCTCGGCTTTCACGGACACGTTCTTCGGTACGAGTATGCCGGAAGCGCTGGTGGAAGCCGCTTCTGCGAATCTATCCATCCTGAAGTCGCCGACCGTGCTGCGGCAAACCGACGGAAGGTTCTGGGGCTGGGAAGGCAGCGAGGATGCCAGGGGCAGCTGTCATGGCACCTGCACGCATGTTTGGAACTATGCGCAAGCGCTTTCGCATCTGTTCCCGGATTTGGAACGCTCGATTCGAGATACCGAATTCGAAGAGGGACAAGACGTTACTGGACACCAGAATTTCCGGGTCCCGCTGCCGATTCAACCGGCCGATCACGATTTTCATGCTGCGGCCGACGGTCAGCTCGGCGGCATGATGAAGGTGTACCGGGAATGGCGGATCAGCGGCGATTCGGAGTGGCTGCGCGCGATTTGGCCGAAAGTGAAGCAAAGCTTGCATTATTGCATGGAAACATGGGATCCGGAACGCAACGGCGTTCTCTCCGAACCGCATCACAATACGTACGATATCGAATTCTGGGGTCCGAACGGCATGTGCTCGTCCATTTATATCGGAGCGTTGAAGGCTGCGTCGCGAATGGCCGAAGCCTGCGGCGAGGATGCAGAGCCGTACGAAGAACTTTATCGGCGAGGCAGATCCTACATCGAGAACGAGCTGTTTAACGGGGAGTTTTTCGAACAGAAGATTGTTTGGGAAGGGCTCCGAGCACCTTCGCCGATTCATGCCAAAGCAGCGTGGAACGTCAATTATTCGGTTGAGGCAAGGGCGCTTCTGCAAGAGGAAGGCCCGAAGTATCAGTATGGTCAAGGCTGCTTGTCGGACGGCGTCATCGGGGCTTGGCTGGCCGAAATGTGCGGGCTTGGCGATATTCTCGATCGTGACAAAGTACGGAGCCACTTGCTAAGCGTGTACCGTTATAACCTGATCCGCGATTTATCCGAACATCCGAATCCGCAGCGGCCCGGTTTTGCTCTCGGCGACGAGGGAGGATTGGTGCTTTGCACATGGCCGAATGGCGGTAAACTGTCGCTGCCGTTCGTATACAGCAACGAGGTGTGGACGGGAATCGAATATCAGGTGGCCTCGCACCTAATGTCGCTTGGCTGTCTCGAAGAAGGGCTTGATATCGTACAGACCTGCCGCAGCCGGTTCGACGGCAAGGTGCGGAACCCATTCAACGAGTATGAGTGCGGTAACTGGTATGCGCGCGCGCTGGCTTCTTACGGGCTCCTGCAAGGCTGGAGCGGCATTCGGTATGATGCTTGTGAGCGAACCTTATACATCTCGCCGCGAACGGATGGGGATTACAGCAGCTTCCTATGCACCGCAACCGGCTACGGCATTGCAGGCATAAGGAATCAAGAACCTTTCGTAGAGGTTAAAGCAGGACAGATCGCGATTGATCGCATTCAATCGGGCTAG
- a CDS encoding GNAT family N-acetyltransferase: MQSRFQTARLLLRPVELRDADDIQRLAGEYQVAKTTLSLPHPYPEGAAETWIHFRTDAARHGHGYTFAIINLATKALMGCISLDLTSEHQRAEIGYWLGSRFWENGYATEAAQQVVRFGFQQLRLNRIWGAVMTKNQASSAVLRKIGMTFEGCFKQHVRKWSHFEDIDYYGMTTSDFHSIEAPM; the protein is encoded by the coding sequence TTGCAAAGCCGTTTCCAAACCGCCAGGCTGCTGCTGCGTCCTGTTGAATTGCGTGATGCCGATGATATCCAACGATTAGCCGGTGAATACCAGGTAGCGAAAACGACGTTATCCCTTCCCCACCCTTATCCGGAAGGTGCCGCTGAAACATGGATTCATTTTCGAACGGATGCGGCTAGGCACGGGCACGGTTACACCTTCGCCATAATAAATCTCGCAACGAAGGCGCTCATGGGATGCATCAGTCTAGATCTGACTTCCGAGCATCAGCGTGCTGAAATCGGCTATTGGCTCGGCAGCCGGTTCTGGGAGAATGGATATGCGACAGAAGCCGCTCAGCAGGTCGTCCGTTTCGGTTTTCAACAGCTTCGGCTGAATCGGATTTGGGGTGCTGTCATGACGAAAAACCAAGCATCGTCTGCAGTTCTGCGTAAAATCGGCATGACTTTCGAAGGGTGTTTCAAACAGCATGTTCGAAAATGGAGTCATTTTGAAGATATCGATTATTACGGCATGACAACATCGGATTTTCATTCAATTGAAGCCCCTATGTAG
- a CDS encoding Gfo/Idh/MocA family protein — protein sequence MTNKRLNVGLIGLGEVAQVIHLPVLQSLPEQYRIAAICDISQKLVEQIGSQYNVENLYTDMNELVKQADLDIVFVLNSDEYHAECAIQAANNKKHVFIEKPMCLTNSEADAIIEARDRNGVQIMIGYMRRYAASFVQAVQEIGGMDNITYARVRDIIGQNHFFIRPTSRTVSFDDIPEAAKKDRSERAERLGREATGLEPENPLFGFYRLLAGLGSHDLSAMREAIGMPKAVLAAKLSTHSDSIFLNALFDYGTFSVTYEMGMDQQGRFDAHVEVYASRKSVKVQYDTPYIRHLPTKLLVNETEGETYTESVIRPTFTDSYTLELKYLHEVITQNLTPKTTVEDSKEDLKIYQMVMDALKASQ from the coding sequence ATGACAAACAAACGACTAAACGTAGGACTTATCGGGCTAGGCGAAGTGGCGCAGGTCATCCATTTGCCGGTGCTTCAATCCTTGCCGGAACAATACCGAATCGCCGCCATTTGTGACATTTCGCAGAAGCTGGTCGAGCAAATTGGCAGCCAGTATAACGTGGAGAATTTGTATACCGATATGAACGAGCTGGTCAAACAAGCGGATTTGGACATCGTATTCGTGCTTAACAGCGACGAGTATCATGCTGAATGCGCCATTCAAGCCGCGAATAATAAGAAGCATGTATTCATCGAGAAGCCGATGTGCCTGACGAATTCCGAGGCGGATGCCATTATCGAAGCGCGCGACCGCAACGGGGTCCAGATCATGATCGGATATATGCGCCGTTACGCGGCTTCGTTCGTTCAAGCTGTCCAAGAGATCGGCGGGATGGATAATATCACTTATGCACGGGTGAGAGATATTATCGGCCAGAATCACTTCTTTATCCGCCCTACGAGCCGAACGGTGTCGTTTGACGATATTCCGGAGGCAGCGAAGAAGGACCGCAGCGAAAGAGCAGAGCGGCTTGGCAGAGAGGCGACAGGGCTTGAGCCCGAGAACCCGCTGTTCGGATTTTACCGGCTGCTTGCGGGATTGGGAAGTCATGATCTGTCGGCCATGCGCGAGGCGATCGGCATGCCGAAGGCTGTCTTGGCAGCAAAACTATCCACGCACAGCGACAGCATCTTCTTGAACGCGCTATTCGATTACGGCACCTTCTCGGTTACGTATGAAATGGGCATGGATCAACAAGGGCGCTTCGACGCGCATGTGGAAGTGTATGCAAGCCGCAAGTCCGTGAAGGTTCAATATGACACCCCGTACATCCGTCATCTCCCTACGAAGCTTCTTGTAAACGAGACCGAAGGCGAAACGTACACGGAATCGGTCATTCGTCCGACGTTCACGGATTCGTATACGCTGGAATTGAAGTATTTGCACGAAGTGATCACGCAAAATCTGACCCCGAAAACGACGGTGGAAGATTCGAAGGAAGATCTGAAGATTTACCAAATGGTAATGGATGCACTGAAAGCCAGCCAATAG
- a CDS encoding LacI family DNA-binding transcriptional regulator: MPKKITTSDISLSLGISRNTVSKALNDHPSITVETKRKVIEQAIAMGYKKIKPSVSGQPPETAGKLKSIAYITKHQLHHGIGFWMNVMSGVEQILSSNGYEMKISFIKDEDIQSLALPAVLTNNDIDGFIVAGSMVKPYTDKLMELPMPKVFININPEFSLSGLQADVVFMENEDSVYRITRHLIAAGHSSIGFIGDISSCRSFMERWFGFQRAHFDTDRSVDPAYCILAPSPDGYQQYEGLARSLKELRSLPTAFVCVNDKIAIHVIRYANETGKSVPQDIAVSGFDQIEEASLLGFTLTTVANDELQLGLRATEQLLQRLNKPDRAFETIRLATSVVFGESTSSSNQRMTERMTDQVADTR; this comes from the coding sequence ATGCCTAAAAAGATTACGACCAGCGATATCTCGCTCAGCCTTGGCATATCCAGAAACACGGTATCCAAAGCGCTTAACGACCACCCCAGCATTACGGTCGAGACCAAACGCAAAGTCATCGAACAAGCCATCGCCATGGGCTATAAGAAAATAAAGCCGTCCGTTTCGGGACAGCCGCCGGAGACTGCCGGCAAACTGAAAAGCATTGCCTATATCACCAAGCATCAGCTGCATCACGGCATCGGATTCTGGATGAACGTCATGAGCGGCGTCGAGCAAATCCTAAGCAGCAACGGGTACGAGATGAAGATCAGCTTCATCAAGGACGAAGACATTCAATCGCTCGCGCTTCCGGCCGTGCTGACGAATAACGATATCGACGGCTTTATCGTTGCAGGGAGCATGGTCAAGCCTTACACCGACAAGCTGATGGAGCTGCCCATGCCGAAGGTGTTCATCAACATCAATCCCGAGTTTTCGCTCTCCGGCCTGCAGGCAGACGTCGTCTTCATGGAGAACGAAGACAGCGTCTATCGCATTACGCGCCACTTGATCGCAGCAGGCCATTCAAGCATCGGGTTTATCGGGGACATCTCTTCGTGCAGAAGCTTCATGGAGCGCTGGTTCGGCTTCCAGAGGGCTCACTTCGATACCGATCGCTCCGTCGATCCGGCTTACTGCATCCTCGCGCCGAGCCCCGACGGTTACCAGCAATACGAAGGCCTTGCCCGTTCGCTGAAGGAGCTCCGTTCGCTTCCTACCGCCTTCGTCTGCGTGAACGATAAAATCGCCATCCATGTCATTCGGTACGCGAATGAAACCGGCAAGTCAGTCCCGCAAGACATCGCCGTCTCGGGCTTCGATCAAATCGAAGAAGCCTCCTTGCTCGGTTTCACCTTGACGACCGTTGCCAACGACGAGCTTCAGCTCGGGCTTCGCGCGACGGAGCAGCTGCTGCAGCGGTTGAACAAGCCGGATCGTGCCTTCGAGACGATCCGCTTGGCCACGTCGGTCGTATTCGGCGAAAGCACGTCTTCGTCGAACCAGCGGATGACGGAGCGGATGACAGATCAGGTGGCAGATACCCGATAA
- a CDS encoding type 2 periplasmic-binding domain-containing protein translates to MNKKMKTVASMSLVAAMMLTSAACSNSNDSSDTGNASNSKNTGNAAASNDKANNAAANTAANTPAEKPDPFSKLPEMVEFTTGISVPFDMKPPAGESNENNDVTKWFEENLNIKRKIAWTTSDQNHAFEQKLSLLIAANNIPDVLSISVDPNGLSLLKKLIKADMIEDLSKVYEDYASPNLKSSLALGGPDVLKQVSSDGKLYAIPSISDVETAIPIIWSRKDWLDQVGLPEPQTLDDVETDLKAFKAKFGASAGVLPSQQLFYGADTDSFDFVFGAYNSYPGQWIKTADGTVGYGSVQPEMKGALERLAKWYKEGYISPDFIMNDSNKSVEPIAQGKAGIFEGAWWSTWYPLPDSVKNDHKADWQATVLKGADGIAHAKGYGAVGGFVVVKKGYAHPEAIMKMLNYAQEANTKKLDWYNKLTIDEGAKYLNAKMNLLPVSASAKDPHEITVRYKAIMDVVNGKTKMEDADPETKVQATAIQNYQKATDKFADMGLWSLANQFYTGAAGLVKNPVQQTLPAFVGSTDLMQKKKASMDDLEKKTFLEIITGKKPIDAFDKFVEQWNSMGGKDITTEVNDIVNS, encoded by the coding sequence ATGAACAAAAAAATGAAAACCGTTGCATCGATGTCGCTCGTAGCCGCCATGATGCTGACAAGCGCAGCTTGCAGCAACTCCAACGATTCCAGTGACACCGGCAATGCGAGCAACAGCAAGAACACGGGCAATGCTGCCGCTTCGAACGACAAAGCGAACAACGCGGCGGCCAACACGGCAGCCAACACGCCTGCCGAGAAACCTGATCCGTTCAGCAAGCTGCCTGAAATGGTCGAGTTTACAACTGGTATTTCGGTTCCTTTCGACATGAAACCGCCGGCAGGAGAAAGCAACGAAAACAACGATGTAACCAAATGGTTCGAGGAAAACTTGAATATCAAGCGGAAGATCGCTTGGACGACCAGTGACCAAAACCATGCCTTCGAACAAAAATTGAGCCTGCTGATTGCGGCGAACAACATACCCGACGTGCTTTCGATCAGCGTCGATCCTAACGGTCTGAGCCTCCTGAAGAAGCTGATCAAAGCGGACATGATCGAGGATCTGTCGAAAGTATACGAAGACTACGCGTCTCCAAACCTGAAGAGCAGCCTTGCGTTGGGCGGTCCGGATGTACTGAAACAGGTATCGTCAGACGGGAAGCTGTACGCCATTCCTTCGATTTCGGACGTCGAGACGGCGATTCCGATCATCTGGTCGCGCAAAGACTGGCTGGACCAAGTCGGCCTTCCCGAGCCGCAAACGCTCGACGACGTGGAAACAGACCTGAAAGCGTTTAAAGCCAAGTTCGGAGCAAGCGCGGGCGTGCTGCCTTCGCAGCAGCTGTTCTACGGCGCGGACACGGACTCCTTCGACTTCGTATTCGGCGCTTACAACTCTTATCCGGGCCAATGGATCAAAACGGCTGACGGCACGGTCGGCTACGGCTCGGTTCAGCCTGAAATGAAAGGCGCGCTGGAAAGACTGGCGAAATGGTACAAAGAAGGCTATATCTCGCCTGACTTTATCATGAACGACAGCAACAAATCGGTTGAACCGATCGCGCAAGGCAAAGCGGGTATCTTCGAAGGCGCATGGTGGTCCACGTGGTATCCGCTTCCGGATTCCGTGAAGAACGACCACAAGGCGGATTGGCAGGCGACAGTGCTTAAAGGCGCAGACGGCATCGCGCATGCCAAAGGTTACGGTGCCGTAGGCGGATTCGTTGTCGTGAAGAAGGGTTACGCGCATCCGGAAGCGATCATGAAAATGCTGAACTACGCACAAGAAGCGAACACGAAGAAGCTTGACTGGTATAACAAGCTGACGATCGACGAAGGCGCGAAATATTTGAATGCGAAAATGAACTTGCTGCCAGTCAGCGCAAGCGCGAAAGATCCGCATGAAATTACGGTTCGCTACAAAGCGATCATGGACGTTGTCAACGGCAAAACGAAAATGGAAGACGCCGATCCGGAAACGAAGGTTCAAGCAACCGCTATTCAGAACTACCAAAAGGCGACGGACAAATTCGCGGACATGGGACTGTGGAGCCTTGCGAACCAATTCTACACCGGTGCAGCCGGCCTCGTGAAAAACCCTGTTCAACAAACGCTTCCTGCATTCGTCGGTTCCACTGACCTGATGCAGAAGAAGAAAGCTTCCATGGATGATCTCGAGAAGAAAACGTTCCTCGAAATCATTACGGGCAAGAAGCCGATCGACGCGTTCGACAAATTCGTCGAACAATGGAACAGCATGGGCGGTAAAGACATTACGACCGAGGTCAATGACATTGTAAACAGCTAA
- a CDS encoding phytanoyl-CoA dioxygenase family protein, which yields MPKVLTEEQVQHFIDKGWVKIENAYPRDAALNVQEFLWDELAKRGIQKEDSGTWTEPVVRLGNYVHPVMDGLNSERLTGAIEDLLGEGRWESGKDMTGVMWGGYIINFGPEVPGGWHYDGSHFRHYLDSWEQGLLLVCLFSSVKKGGSGTLVAEGSHNIVANMLAQHPEGLGLGEAIRECNKHPWLAELVGKKPVSDDIYADEPKQEKKSKKEHLAKFMDTAYEDPAGYSLRVVESTGEPGDMIICHPFLYHAPSDNELGVPRFMCNRVAPTRERMNLNRENPADYSVVERMIRSSLGLQDGEPCTWERKEIEQAESK from the coding sequence ATGCCGAAAGTATTGACGGAAGAACAAGTACAGCATTTTATCGATAAAGGCTGGGTTAAAATAGAAAATGCCTATCCCCGCGATGCGGCGCTGAATGTACAGGAGTTTCTCTGGGACGAATTGGCCAAACGCGGCATTCAAAAGGAAGATTCCGGCACGTGGACGGAACCGGTCGTACGTCTCGGCAATTACGTTCATCCGGTCATGGACGGCTTGAACTCGGAGCGGCTTACAGGGGCGATCGAGGATTTGCTCGGAGAAGGCCGTTGGGAAAGCGGCAAGGATATGACAGGCGTCATGTGGGGCGGCTATATCATTAACTTCGGGCCGGAAGTTCCAGGCGGCTGGCATTACGACGGAAGCCACTTCCGCCATTATCTGGACAGCTGGGAGCAAGGGCTGCTGCTCGTCTGCCTGTTCTCGAGCGTGAAGAAAGGCGGCTCCGGAACGCTGGTGGCCGAAGGCTCGCACAATATCGTCGCGAATATGCTGGCGCAGCATCCGGAAGGCCTGGGTCTGGGAGAAGCCATCCGCGAATGCAACAAGCATCCGTGGCTCGCGGAATTGGTCGGCAAAAAGCCGGTATCCGACGATATCTACGCCGATGAGCCGAAGCAAGAGAAGAAATCGAAGAAAGAACATTTGGCTAAATTCATGGATACCGCCTACGAAGATCCGGCCGGTTACTCCCTGCGCGTTGTCGAATCGACGGGCGAGCCTGGCGATATGATCATCTGCCATCCGTTCCTGTACCATGCGCCGTCGGATAACGAGCTTGGCGTTCCGCGCTTCATGTGCAATCGGGTTGCGCCGACTCGCGAACGGATGAACCTGAATCGCGAGAATCCTGCCGATTATTCGGTCGTGGAAAGAATGATTCGCTCGTCGCTGGGACTGCAAGACGGCGAACCGTGCACTTGGGAAAGAAAAGAAATCGAACAAGCCGAATCGAAATAA
- a CDS encoding response regulator transcription factor — MIKTLIVDDEIYVRKGLISIMPWEKFGFKIIGEASSGEKALEFLNEHRVDVVFMDLTMPGMSGFELMKETRAAHAGVKTVVLTCHQDFDFVQKAMRLGAIDYIVKTQLEKEKLEELLARISDRIKIDSPERSSVMPAYAHEQGKRYSDEVVASIRNAMLYMNAHLFDGIHQEKVAKAVNMSRGYFSVCFKDIAGKPFSEYLRGLKISAAESLLRETSKPVYVVADQLGFQDEKYFSKLFREQNGMTPSEYRERNR; from the coding sequence ATGATTAAAACATTAATCGTAGACGACGAAATATACGTTCGGAAAGGGCTGATCTCGATCATGCCCTGGGAGAAGTTCGGATTCAAGATTATCGGGGAGGCCAGCAGCGGAGAGAAGGCGCTCGAGTTTCTGAATGAACATCGCGTGGATGTGGTGTTCATGGACTTGACGATGCCCGGCATGTCGGGCTTCGAATTGATGAAGGAGACGCGAGCCGCCCATGCCGGCGTGAAGACGGTCGTGCTGACCTGCCATCAGGATTTCGATTTTGTCCAGAAGGCGATGCGGCTCGGCGCCATCGACTATATCGTGAAAACCCAATTAGAGAAAGAGAAGTTGGAGGAGCTGCTTGCGCGGATCTCCGATCGCATTAAGATCGACAGCCCGGAACGAAGCAGCGTTATGCCTGCCTATGCGCACGAGCAAGGCAAACGATACTCCGACGAAGTCGTTGCTTCGATCCGTAATGCGATGCTGTACATGAATGCGCATTTGTTCGACGGCATTCATCAGGAAAAAGTTGCCAAAGCGGTCAACATGAGCAGAGGCTACTTCAGCGTCTGCTTCAAGGATATTGCCGGGAAGCCGTTCAGCGAATATTTGCGCGGTCTCAAAATCAGCGCAGCCGAGTCGCTGCTGCGGGAAACGAGCAAGCCGGTGTACGTAGTCGCCGATCAGCTAGGCTTCCAGGACGAGAAATATTTCAGCAAGCTGTTCCGGGAACAGAATGGCATGACGCCTTCCGAATACCGGGAACGAAACCGTTAA
- a CDS encoding sensor histidine kinase, translated as MLLKTSYSLKNRAYLLLFLSSIIPLITIGYISYISMDSLLNRNIDDGIRSNMKQIQISLSSVFTNLEDSALQLAMYNGKVADDIETYLDTTDILTKYEKKKSVIDNISFINASKPDIGLIFIYYANKHQVLFENQSVQQGFDPGQLPALADGINATFYGPHISVKAAHDSNVFSIARKVNLIEGADMYVYMETSMELFVNLLKSQQYELAVSSILVNDHGTIMYSQQHKDFPVGSSIDITRLSETGKTRGIRDGYYVFSEKGQQGWYILSAVDMKSYSSDVRKWMGKFAFFAIVSIVISLLLGLAMWRIVYRPLRTINREIKLLAHNKFNSQLKTTGILEFDGLLAEFHDMKSKIAELFKELEEKERKKRVIEVEKLLHQINPHFLHNTLNTVQWLARMNGQDEIDRLVALFTRVLHYNLGKEGGIVALNEEVEALQNYVDLQRIRYAYHFDVQIKIDPALLDVNVPRFIMQPIVENAIYHGLKDESGYIQIEASRHGEELLITVRDNGAGMTERDVERLLEPLSDEHKKVGMGIGLSYVRYMLDVNYGDRASMEIIGEKDIGTTFTLRLPISRALGKEELT; from the coding sequence GTGCTTCTCAAAACGTCGTACTCGTTAAAGAACAGAGCCTATTTGTTGCTATTCTTAAGCTCCATCATCCCCCTGATCACGATTGGCTACATCTCCTACATCTCGATGGATTCTTTGTTGAATCGCAACATCGACGACGGCATCCGGAGCAATATGAAGCAAATCCAAATCAGTCTCAGCAGCGTGTTCACTAACCTCGAGGATTCAGCCCTTCAGCTGGCCATGTATAACGGCAAAGTCGCGGATGATATCGAAACCTATCTCGATACGACCGACATTCTGACCAAATACGAGAAGAAGAAATCCGTCATCGACAACATCTCGTTCATCAATGCTTCCAAACCGGATATCGGCCTTATCTTTATCTATTACGCGAACAAGCATCAGGTCTTGTTCGAGAACCAGAGCGTCCAGCAAGGGTTCGACCCGGGGCAGCTGCCCGCGCTCGCCGACGGCATCAACGCGACATTCTACGGGCCTCATATTTCGGTGAAAGCGGCGCATGACAGCAACGTGTTTTCCATTGCGAGGAAAGTCAACCTGATCGAAGGCGCCGACATGTACGTATACATGGAGACCAGTATGGAGCTGTTCGTGAATTTGCTTAAATCGCAGCAGTATGAGCTGGCCGTGTCGTCGATTCTGGTCAACGATCACGGTACGATCATGTACAGTCAACAGCATAAGGATTTTCCCGTGGGCTCCTCGATCGACATTACGAGGCTGTCCGAAACGGGTAAAACGAGGGGGATCCGAGACGGGTACTACGTGTTCTCCGAGAAAGGACAGCAGGGCTGGTACATACTTTCCGCGGTGGATATGAAGTCCTACAGCTCCGACGTTCGAAAATGGATGGGCAAATTCGCGTTCTTCGCGATCGTTTCCATCGTCATCAGCCTCTTGCTGGGGCTCGCGATGTGGCGAATCGTCTACAGGCCGCTTCGAACGATCAATCGCGAGATCAAGCTGCTCGCCCATAACAAGTTCAATTCGCAGCTCAAAACGACGGGCATTCTCGAGTTCGACGGCTTGCTGGCCGAATTTCACGATATGAAGAGCAAGATTGCCGAGCTATTCAAGGAGCTGGAAGAAAAGGAACGGAAAAAGCGGGTGATCGAGGTGGAGAAGCTACTGCATCAAATCAACCCCCACTTCCTGCACAATACATTGAATACGGTCCAATGGCTGGCACGAATGAACGGCCAAGACGAAATCGACCGGCTGGTCGCGCTGTTTACGCGCGTGCTGCACTACAATCTGGGCAAGGAAGGCGGAATCGTCGCTTTGAACGAAGAAGTGGAAGCCTTGCAAAATTACGTGGATTTGCAGCGGATCCGTTACGCCTATCATTTTGACGTGCAAATCAAGATCGATCCGGCGCTGCTGGACGTGAACGTGCCGCGATTCATCATGCAGCCGATCGTCGAGAATGCCATCTATCATGGGCTCAAGGACGAAAGCGGCTATATTCAGATCGAAGCTTCCCGTCATGGCGAGGAGCTGCTCATTACGGTCAGAGATAACGGAGCGGGCATGACCGAGCGCGACGTCGAACGGCTGCTCGAGCCGCTCTCGGACGAGCATAAGAAGGTGGGCATGGGCATCGGCCTCAGTTACGTCCGCTACATGCTGGACGTGAATTACGGCGATCGCGCTTCGATGGAAATCATCGGAGAAAAGGATATAGGAACGACATTCACGCTACGACTTCCAATTAGCCGCGCGCTCGGCAAGGAGGAACTGACATGA